From one Syngnathoides biaculeatus isolate LvHL_M chromosome 12, ASM1980259v1, whole genome shotgun sequence genomic stretch:
- the LOC133509736 gene encoding protein FAM161A-like, whose amino-acid sequence MALRCSCDSPDGPRLAEIYRKDSDVDPKCPSGGGRNRRRVRSSLSVHIFGLQRQPNRVDVSGPEELRKAHVENTARLERMDIAPHWGEEERERRRAAGDETSVRKLQRIDSQEELDFRETSSGSDLSAEDGGRERTPGENLRRESSLSPEDATTIRRHFGVRPGSSTPDPQRGLLRQRGFAGRPGNSKVTVPRPFQMMLREVRKGRTRSELELENALLRRELDELRECQKKFRASPAPAHVRRPQRDAAGRRAPPPFRFQESERKKREAETAADPAGVRGEEDGRRPVSRSASFAVSHF is encoded by the exons ATGGCGCTGCGCTGCAGCTGCGACTCTCCGGATGGCCCCAGACTCGCGGAAATCTACCGGAAG GACAGCGACGTGGACCCAAAGTGCCCCAGCGGCGGCGGCAGGAACCGCAGGCGCGTCCGCAGCTCACTTTCCGTGCACATCTTCGGGCTGCAGAGGCAGCCGAACCGCGTCGACGTCTCCGGCCCGGAAGAGCTGAGAAAAGCTCACGTGGAGAACACCGCGCGGCTGGAGAGGATGGACATCGCCCCCCACTGGGGGGAAGAGGAAAGAGAGAGGCGGAGAGCCGCCGGCGACGAAACTTCCGTCAG GAAGCTTCAGCGAATCGACTCCCAAGAGGAGCTGGACTTCCGCGAGACCTCGAGCGGCTCCGACCTGTCTGCGGAAGACGGCGGAAGGGAAAGGACGCCGGGGGAAAACCTGCGCAG AGAGAGTTCGCTCAGCCCGGAGGACGCGACGACGATCCGGCGGCACTTCGGGGTCCGGCCCGGGTCGTCGACTCCCGACCCCCAGAGAGGTCTCCTGCGTCAAAGGGGCTTCGCGGGGCGGCCGGGCAACTCCAAAGTCACGGTCCCAAGGCCTTTCCAGATGATGCTGCGAGAGGTCCGAAAGGGGCGCACCCGATCTGAGTTGGAGCTGGAGAACGCGCTGCTCCGACGAGAGCTGGACGAGCTCAGGGAGTGCCAGAAAAAGTTTCGGGCCTCGCCGGCGCCGGCTCACGTCCGCCGGCCTCAGCGCGACGCCGCCGGGCGGCGGGCGCCGCCGCCCTTCCGCTTCCAAGAGAGCGAGCGGAAGAAGAGGGAGGCCGAGACGGCGGCGGACCCGGCCGGTGTCCGAGGAGAGGAAGACGGGCGGCGGCCCGTCTCGAGGTCCGCCTCATTTGCCGTcagtcatttttaa